One Dreissena polymorpha isolate Duluth1 chromosome 9, UMN_Dpol_1.0, whole genome shotgun sequence genomic window carries:
- the LOC127845895 gene encoding low-density lipoprotein receptor-related protein 5-like: protein MEQPMSIDIDFYRKIMYIFNKYTGSLQRIEFNPENRTTGATFELLHSGISRSNVKIAVDRISNNLYWTDSEFQWIGLQSLNNMKRHKILIQTNVDMPTGIAVDPIHNYLFWRDVGSFPRIERSSLTGTYRKTIITQGIAYPVALDVDIKASMLYWVDSVRETVERSNLDGTGHHCASSPCESICVSQPTGPVCFCSEGFVLNSDGTTCSGACDVNNGGCEQICNPLGRTRICQCGFGFSMDENRETCSTTNKLYVTDGQTNVIYRCGYDVDTCVQYHEDPDAHLMDIKLLGDFLYYYAWNKLNYSSDNYVNYDNYHSTTDNF from the exons ATGGAACAGCCCATGAGCATAGACATCGACTTTTATCGAAAGATTATGTATATCTTTAACAAATACACTGGATCTCTGCAAAGAATTGAATTTAACCCTGAAAACAGAACCACGGGTGCAACCTTTGAACTTTTGCACTCCGGGATTTCAAGAAGCAATGTGAAGATTGCCGTGGATAGGATTTCAAACAATCTATACTGGACAGATTCGGAATTCCAATGGATAGGATTGCAATCTTTGAACAACATGAAACGGCACAAGATACTCATACAAACTAATGTTGATATGCCAACTGGAATAGCCGTTGATCCCATTCACAA CTACTTGTTTTGGCGTGACGTTGGGTCCTTTCCAAGAATCGAACGTTCCAGCCTCACCGGAACGTACCGAAAGACCATAATTACTCAAGGTATCGCTTATCCAGTAGCTTTAGACGTCGACATAAAAGCCTCCATGCTGTATTGGGTGGACTCCGTTCGTGAAACTGTGGAACGGTCAAATTTGGATGGGACAGGCC ATCATTGTGCAAGCAGTCCATGCGAAAGCATCTGTGTAAGTCAGCCAACGGGTCCTGTCTGTTTCTGCAGTGAGGGGTTTGTGTTAAACTCAGACGGAACCACTTGTTCAG GAGCATGTGACGTTAACAATGGCGGCTGTGAGCAAATCTGCAATCCTCTGGGACGAACCAGAATCTGCCAGTGTGGTTTTGGTTTCTCTATGGATGAGAACAGGGAGACGTGTTCGACGA CAAACAAACTGTACGTCACTGACGGCCAAACAAACGTGATATACCGTTGTGGATATGACGTGGACACCTGCGTTCAGTACCATGAAGACCCAGATGCCCATCTGATGGACATTAAACTTCTTGGAGATTTTCTCTACTACTATGCTTGGAACAAACT GAACTACAGCAGTGACAACTACGTCAACTACGATAACTACCACTCTACCACCGACAACTTCTAG